Genomic DNA from Rhodoferax mekongensis:
TCGCTTGCAGCACCTGATCTCCAGCCTGATGTCCGTAGGTGTCATTCACTTTTTTGAAGTGGTCAATATCCAGCATCAAGAGCAGGGCAGGCTCACCGGAGCGGGCAACCACATCAATGGAACGTTCCAGAACGCCGCGGAAGTGGCGACGGTTGGCCAGACCCGTGAGGGGATCTTTCAAGGAGAGTTCGCACAGTCCGTCAATCACCGCTTGCAGGTACGCCGTGGGCGATTCTTCAGGGGAAGGAAGCGAGACGGTGGCATCGTGTTCCAACAGCGCACGTGCATCATCCAAGCGCAGGCGCTGCAGATCGACGAGAGACGGTGGAAACGGTTTAGCCACGATAGATCGGATGGTGTGTGGAAAGTCTAACAGGAAGCCTGAGTTCGTTGGAGGGGGCTCAGACCGCGAAAGCCTGCAATTGGCAGGTTTGGAAGACGCAATTCGCCGTTTGCTAATGGGCGCAGACAGGGCACGAGGGATTGCGGGGTAGCCGCATTTCCGTCCACTCCATGCGCAAGCCATCCAAAAGCAGCAATCTGCCGCGCAGTGTGGTGCTGATACCCAGCACCAGCTTCAAAGCTTCGGCAGCCTGCATGGCGCCGATGACGCCCACCAACGGAGAAAAAACGCCCATGGTCGAGCACTGTGTGGGCGGGGGGGCATCGTCTGGATGAAAGGCGCAGGCATAGCAGGGGGCATCGTCTGCACGGCTGTCATAGACAGAGATTTGCCCATCAAACCGTATGGCAGCTCCAGAGACCAGAGGAACACGTGCGAGCACACATGCCTTGTTAGCGGCTTGACGTGTCGTAAAGTTATCGCTGCAGTCGAGGACGACATCCACCGACTCGAGGTTATCCGCCAGCCAAGCAGCGTCGGCACGGCTTTGAACCACCTCAACCTGCGTCAGTGGGTTGATTGCCTGCAGACTTGCTGAAGCAGACAGGACCTTGGCTTGCCCCACGCTGTGGGTGGTGTGGATGATTTGCCGCTGGAGGTTGGTCAGATCTACTGTGTCGGGGTCAATCAACGTGATCTTGCCGATACCCGCTGCGGCAAGGTACATCGCGGCGGGTGCGCCCAAGCCACCGGCTCCGATGATCAGTGCGTGGGCGCCGCAAATGCGCTCTTGGCCTTCAATGCCGATGTCGTCCAGCAGAATGTGCCGCGAGTACCGAAGCAGCTCGGTGTCCTGCATGGGGAATCAGTTGTCTTTGACTTCTTCTTTGCGCTCAACTTGCGTTTTGCTCACCAGCACAGGCTTGCCTTTGAGGTGGTTGATCGCCTGGATCAGTTGGAAGTCCTTGTCCGAACCGAATTCAGGCACCTTGCGGTCCGCGGCTGGTTTGCGGGACTCTTCCTCCAGACGCTTCAATGCGTCTTCGCGTGCTTTTTCACGGGCGGCATCTTTCTTCTCTTCGCCCTGACCGCTGGACAGGTGCTTCTCGAGGTCCGCTTCGCGCATGCGCAGTGCGGCGTATGGGCTGCCTTCTTCGGTTTCATCCACCATCACGTCAGGCACGATGCCCTTGGCTTGGATGGAACGCCCGCTTGGTGTGTAGTAGCGCGACGTGGTGATCTTGAGGCCGGTGTCCGGTCCCAAAGGTCGGAACGTTTGAACAGAGCCCTTGCCGAATGACTGGGTTCCCATGATGGTGGCGCGTTTGTGGTCCTGCAAAGCCCCGGCCACGATTTCACTGGCAGAGGCAGAGCCTTCATTGACGAGAACCACCAAGGGTACCTTTTTCAGTGCTGCAGGCAAAGTCTTCAGGGCGTCTGCGCCTGCCAGGCCGCGTATGTCAGATGCTGTGGCACGCAGGACTTGTTTGCTCTCAGGCGTTTGGCCGTTGGTGGAGACTACGGTCACATTTTCGGGTAAGAACGCGGCAGACATCGCGACAGCGGACGTCAGCAAACCACCCGGATCATTGCGGAGGTCCAGTACCAAGCCTTTGATCTTGGGGTCCTGTTTGTAGATCTCATCCACTTTCTTGGCGAAATCCTCAAAACTGCGTTCCTGGAACTGGCTGACGCGTATCCATGCATAGCCAGGCTCTACCACCTTGCCGCGAACCGATTGCTGCTTGATTTCTTCCCGCGTGATGGTGACGGGGAAAGTCCTGTTTTCATCTTTGCGGTAGATGGTCAACAGAACCTTGGTGTTGGGTTCGCCGCGCATGCGCTTGACTGCTTCATTGAGCGTCAGGCCCTTGACCGCAGTGTCATCGATCTTGGTGATCAGGTCGTTGGTTTTGAGACCCGCGCGAAAAGCGGGGGAGCCTTCGATCGGCGAGACGATTTTGACCAAGCCGTCTTCTTGGGTGATTTCAATGCCGACACCCACAAACTTGCCGGAAGTGCCTTCGCGGAATTCTTTGAACGATTTCTTGTCGAAGTACTGGGAGTGCGGGTCCAGGCTGGCCACCATGCCGGTGATGGCGTCAGTAATCAGCTTCTTTTCGTCGACCGGCTCCACATAGTCGCTTTTGACCATGCCGAATACGGTTGCGAGCTGCTGAAGCTCCTCCAAGGGAAGCGGCGCCAGTGAGTTGCGCGCAACCGTCTGCAGTGAGACTGTTGTCAGAGCTCCGGCAACAACGCCCAATGCAACCCAGCCTGTGATTTTCAGTTTGTGACCCATAGTTCTTCCTGTGCCGCGCCAATATACACCTTGGAGCGCGCTGGTTCGTCTGGGTTCCCACGATGTCCTGCAAAAACGCCCGCAATGGCGGGCGTTTTTAACAGGGAGCTCCAGAAACTCAGGCTTTGCCTTGGGAAGCGACAGCTGCAGCGGCCTTTGCGGCTGCTTCGGCATCGCCCAGGTAGTAGTGGCGGATCGGCTTCAAGTCAGCATCCAATTCGTACACCAAAGGGATGCCGTTAGGGATGTTCACGCCGACGATTTCGTCGTCAGAGATGTTGTCGAGGTACTTGATCAGGGCGCGGATGGAGTTCCCGTGGGCCGCCACTACAATGCGTTTGCCGGCCTTGATCGCGGGCGCCATCGATTCATTCCAGAACGGAATCACGCGTTCCACCGTGTCTTTCAGGCATTCGGTCAAGGGCACTTGGTCGGCCGGCAGCTTGGCGTAGCGGATGTCGGAGCGTTCGCTGCGGGGATCAGTGGCTTCCAGAGCGGGTGGAGGTGTGTCGTAGCTGCGGCGCCAGACCAACACTTGCGCATCGCCGTATTGCTTGGCCATGTCTGCTTTGTTCAGGCCTTGCAGAGCGCCGTAATGGCGTTCGTTCAAGCGCCAGCTGTGCACCACAGGCAACCAGGTGCGGTCCATTTCGTCCAAGGTGTGCCACAGCGTGCGAATGGCGCGCTTGAGGACGCTGGTGTAGGCCACGTCAAATTCATAGCCTTCCGCTTTGAGCAGGCGTCCGGCAGTTTTGGCTTGCTCAACGCCGGTGGGGGTCAGGTCGACGTCGGTCCAGCCGGTGAAGCGGTTTTCCAGGTTCCAGGTGGATTCGCCGTGGCGTACGAGAACAAGTTTGTACATGGTGCAGGGATCAAGGGTTGAGAAAACCAGCCTCGGGGGCCGGCGGGTCAAGACGCGTCATTCTAAAATGTCAGCTTCGCGTGAAGTAACCAAGAAGGAACAAAGTGGAATTTATTACCAATAACTGGATGCTGATTGCTATCGCGCTGTCCTCCGGTGGCTTGCTGATGTGGCCGGTTTTGCAGGGTGCAACCGCAGTGGGCATAGACCCCGCAGGTGCCGTTCAGTTGATCAACCGGGAAAAGGCCAATGTGGTTGACGTGTCCGACGCCTCCGAGTTTGCAGCCGGGCATATCGTGGGCTCCAAGAATCTTCCCTTGGCTGAGCTGGAAGCCAAGCTTGCAGGCGCTGTCAAGAACAAGACACTTCCCTTGGTACTGGTCTGCCAGTCGGGTGCGCGCTCCGCCAAAGCGGTCGACATTGCCAAAAAACTGGGTTACGAGCAGGCCCAATCGCTACAGGGCGGGCTCAAATCCTGGAAAGGCGCTAATCTGCCGCTGGAAAAGGCCTGATTCAGGCCCCAGAACCTAGGAAATGGAATATGCAAGCCGTCAAGATGTACACCACCGCTGTCTGCCCCTATTGCGTGCAGGCCAAGCGCATCCTTAAATCCAAGGGCGTGGAAACCATTGAAGAGATCCGGGTGGACGCGAATCCCGAAGAGCGCATGAAAATGATGGAGATCACCGGTCGGCGCACGGTGCCCCAGATCTTTATCGGAGACACCCATGTCGGTGGTTGTGATGATTTGATGGCGCTGGACAGCCGAGGCGGCTTGCTGCCATTGTTGGGCGCTGCGGCCTGACATAATTCCCCTCAGCGAATTTTGTTTTCGTAGCCCGTCGGTGTTGTGCCGGCGGGCTTCTGTTTATCTAGAGAGACTATAGCCATGGCTGACCAAGATCCCGTATTCCAAATCCAACGCGTCTATTTGAAAGAGGCTTCGCTGGAGCAACCCAATTCCCCCGCCATCCTGCTGGAACAGGAACAACCCACTGTAGATATCCAGTTGGGTGTGGAAGCTGCTCCTGTGGCTGAAGGCGTGTTTGAAGTGTGCGTGACCGCCACTGTGCAAACCAAAATCAAGGACAAGACCGTGTTTCTGGTCGAAGCCAAGCAAGCTGGCATTTTCGAAATCCGCAACTTGCCGCAAGAGCAACTGGGCCAAATCATGGGCATTGCTTGCCCGCAAATCGTCTATCCCTACCTGCGCGGTAACGTGGCGGACCTGATTCAGCGCGGCGGCTTCCCCCCCGTGCACCTGTCGGAAATCAACTTCCAGGCCATGTACGAACAGCAGCAAGTGGAAGCTGCAGGTGCAGCTGCCGGCACATTGCCCCAGTAAGCTTTTGCCAGGGGTTTTGGCCCCTGGCGCCCGTTGAATAAGCGCGAGCAGCTATGAAAATCATAGTAATCGGCGCCGGCGCCTGGGGTACGGCGCTGGCCATCAGCGCCGCGCGCAACACGCGCAACCGCCACGACGTCACCTTGTGGGCCCGCAATGCAGAAGCGGCGTCCACCATGAATGCCGAGCGGGTCAATGCGCGCTACCTACCCGATTGCAGCTTTCCCGCCGGCCTCACGGTCAGCTCAGCGCCGTTGCGCGATCTCACCCGCCTTGGGGAGGGTGTCCGTGCCGTGGGCCTGGTCATCATTGCCACGCCTATGGCAGCCCTGCGTAGTATTTTGCAGTTGGTCGCAGATCTGGAATGCCCGGTTGCCTGGCTGTGCAAGGGCTTTGAGGCACCTGTCGCTGAGGGTATGGGCTTGTTGGGCCATGAGGTGCAACACGCGGTAGCACCCAGATTGCTCGCCGGCGTTTTGAGTGGCCCCAGCTTCGCCCAGGAAGTCGCAACCGGCATGCCTACGGCACTGGTGGCGGCGAGTGCGCATGAGAGCGTGCGTCGTGCGTTGGTGGATGCTTTCCACAGCGCGGACTTGCGTGTGTATGCCAATGATGACGTAGTGGGCGTGGAGGTGGGCGGTGCCGTCAAGAACGTGCTCGCGATCGCCACCGGCCTGTGCGACGGCTTGAATCTCGGCCTGAACGCGCGTGCTGCATTGATCACACGGGGCTTGGCAGAGATCACCCGGCTAGGTATGGCTTTGGGTGCCAAAGCCGAAACCTTTATGGGCTTGAGTGGTTTGGGTGACTTGGTGCTGACGGCGACTGGCGACTTGTCCCGCAACCGCAAAGTCGGCCTCGCGTTGGCCCAAGGCAAAACGCTGGACCAGGCAGTGGCAGAGCTTGGTCATGTGGCAGAGGGCGTCTACAGCGCTCGTACCGTCTGGCAGCGCGCAGCCAGCCTCGGGGTCGCTATGCCGATTACCCAAGGCGTGGTCGATCTTCTGGATGGAAAACTGCAGGCCCACCAGGCGGTCATGGCACTGATGGGCCGGGGTCCGGCAGCCGAGGTCTACTAAACCCCGCTGCGCAAGGCCTTACAGGGCTGCAGCCACTTTGGCGGCGATGTGGGCCATGGCTTCTTCAACCTGGTCCACCAGCACCAAGCAGAGCTCGCCGGCCTGGAGCTTGTCCATGGCGGTATCAATCGCCAGGAACTCGCCGAACACTTCGGATTGCTGTTTGGTGCGCTTGGCATTTGCCAAGCCTTCCCGTAGAAGTGCCAACACTTCGCCGTCATTGCGGCCACGCTGGCACTGGTCTTCAAACATCACCACCTCGTCAAAAGCGTCACCCAGAATTTCGGTTTGTTGGCGGATGTCCTGGTCACGCCGGTCGCCGGCGCCGCTGATCACCACCGAGCGGCGACTCGCAGGCAGGGCTTGAACAGCTTGCACCAAAGCCAGCATGGCGTCCGGGTTGTGGCCGTAATCAGCAATCACGGTAGCACCGCGGAACTTGAACATATTGAAACGCCCCGCTGCGTTGTGGCTGTCGTTCGAAAAGTTGGCCAAGCCTTTGCGGATCACGTCCCAGTCCAATCCCAGTGACCAGGCCGCGGCCACGCTGGCCATGACGTTGTCTACCTGGAAGCCGATCGCTCCGCCCAAGGTGATGGGCACATCTTCCAAGGGAATGGATTGCAGCATGTCGCCTTTGCTGGCGATCAGGTGCTTGCCTTCCACGTAAACCACCGCTTGCCCCTGGGCCCGGTGGGTGGCCATAACCGCGTTATTTTTGTCGGCGGCAAAGAAGATGACTTCCCCTTTGCATTTGGCCGCCATGGACGCGACGATGGGGTCGGCCGCATTCAACACCGCCGCACCGGTGGACGCCACGTTTTGCACAATCACCCGTTTGAGCACTGCGAGTTCGTTGACCGTGGTGATGTAGTTCAGCCCGAGGTGGTCGCCGCTTCCGACATTGGTGACTACGGCGACATCGCATTTGTCGAAGGCCAAGCCTTCGCGCAAGATGCCGCCCCGTGCAGTTTCCAGCACAGCCGCATCCACATCGGGGTGCAACAGGACACTCTTGGCACTTTTGGGGCCGCTGCAGTCGCCGGTGTCGATGCAGTCGCCGTTCACGTACACGCCATCGGTGTTGGTCATGCCGACCTTCAAACCGTTTTGTGTCAGCAGGTGCGAAATCAGGCGAACGGTGGTGGTCTTGCCATTGGTGCCGGTCACGGCCACGATGGGAATGCGTCCGTCCTGTCCTTTTTTGAACATGCTGCTGATGATGGCTTCGCCCACCGCGCGGCCTTTGCCGAAGGAAGGCGACAAGTGCATGCGCAGACCGGGTGCCGCATTCACTTCCACGATGCCGCCGCCTTGCTCTTCCAGAGGGCGGAGGATGGTGTCGCACACCACGTCCACACCGCAAATGTCCAAGCCCACCATGTGTGCTGCGGCAATGGCGCGAGCGGCCACTTCAGGGTGCACATCGTCTGTTACATCGGTAGCTGAACCTCCGGTGGACAGATTGGCGTTGTTGCGCAAGTTCACGCGTTGGCCCTTGGCAGGCACAGATTCGGCATTGAAGCCTTGGGTCGCCAGTGTGGCTTTGGCAATCTCGTCAAAGCGGATTTTGGTCAGCGACGTGGCATGCCCCGATCCGCGGCGCGGGTCGGAATTCACTTGGGCCACCAGCTCTGCAATCGTGTGTACGCCATCGCCGACCACCTTAGGGGGGTCTCGGCGTGCCGCGGCGACCAACTTGTCGCCCACGACCAGCAGGCGGAAGTCGTTGCCAGGCATAAAGCGCTCGACGAGGATGTCGTCGCGGAATTCCTTGGCCACGGCAAATGCTTTGAGCAATTGCTCTTTGCTGGTGATGTTGACCGTGACGCCCTTGCCTTGGTTGCCGTCGTTGGGTTTCACGACCACCGGCAAACCGATTTCCTGTGCTGCGGCCCATGCGTCCTCTGCATCGGCTACCGAGCGTCCACCGGGGACCGGCACGCCCGCTGCGGACAGCAGCTTTTTCGTCAGCTCCTTGTCCTGCGCAATGGCTTCGGCAATCGCGCTGGTCACGTCCATTTCGGCGGCCTGAATGCGGCGTTGCTTGCTGCCCCAACCGAAGCGCACCATGCTGCCCTCGGTCATCCGGCTGTAGGGAATGCCGCGTGCTACTGCTGCGTCCACTATGGAGCCGGTGCTGGGCCCCAAGCGTACGTCTTCATCCAATTCACGCAGTTCGTCCAACGCGGCCGGCAAGTCAAAAGGGGTGTCGTTCAGCGCAGCGTTGCACAGCTTTTCAGCCAACTCCATGGCCAGGCGGCCCACCTCTTCTTCGCTGTATTCCACGACGACCTGGTAGGTGTTTTCATCCACCGTAGGTGTCGTGCAGCTGAAGGTGACGGGGCATCCTGCTTGCGCCTGCAAACCCAGGGCTGCCAATTCCAAGACCCGGGCGAGTGACACGCTTTCCGCGTGGCCTACCGGTTGGAACGGGCTGATTTCGGGGAATCGGGCGCGCAGCTTGTCTTCAAACCCGGGAATGGACGATACCGCTGCCTCTTGGGCAGTGCAGATCACCACAGACTGGATGGCCGTGTGGTGGCTCCACAGATTGGGGCCGCGCAGGGCGCGGATACGGGTGACTTCCATGGTGGGCTCAGTAAGGAGTTTTCTTGGGGTTGGATTCGAAGGTGCGCAGTCCGGCGCCAATCAATTCCACGGGGATATCAAGCGCCCAAGCTGCGCCGATGGCGGCCATCACCATTTCAGGTTTGGCGGCCTTGGCGGGTTTGAGGGTCGCAAGGGGCAGCACTGCCATTTCGTGGGTGCCTTCCACCAGAACAATTTCGCCATCCCGTACAAACAAGGCACGGCCTTGTTTGGCGCGGTGGGCGACGATGGCCGTGTTGTCTGCATCGGGTGCGTAGAAGATAACATTGCCGTCACAGAGATCGGCCAGTTCCACCACTTGCGGATCGGTCGCATTCAGCACAGCTGTGCCGGTTGCCAAAACCACATCCACTTGCGTACGCGCCACTTTGTAGGTTTGTTCCGCATCGAGAATGTCGAACTCTGCGAGATCAGGGGTGCAGCTGATGTCGGTCACCACGCCCACCGCGCAGCGGTCATAGGCCAGACCTTCCGTGAGGATCATGCGGCTGCTGTTTTCAAACACTGCGGCTTGCACCGAGCGGTTGATCAACAGGCGCTGGCTGGGCTCCCAATGGGCACTGTCTTTGGCGTCGATCTGGCGACCATCCAGGTACAGGCCTTCGCTGCAAGCCAGGCCCACATGCTTGCCACTGATGTGCACCAGCCAGGCGATCAGGCGCGCCAGGCGGCCGGTGTGCTGGGTCCCTGTGACACCGATGACCGGAATTCGCGCATCGGCTTCCGGGGCAAACAGGTGTTCCACAATGGCTTTGCCCACATTGCGCGGGGTGCCGATGGCAG
This window encodes:
- the grxC gene encoding glutaredoxin 3, coding for MQAVKMYTTAVCPYCVQAKRILKSKGVETIEEIRVDANPEERMKMMEITGRRTVPQIFIGDTHVGGCDDLMALDSRGGLLPLLGAAA
- a CDS encoding NAD(P)H-dependent glycerol-3-phosphate dehydrogenase; the protein is MKIIVIGAGAWGTALAISAARNTRNRHDVTLWARNAEAASTMNAERVNARYLPDCSFPAGLTVSSAPLRDLTRLGEGVRAVGLVIIATPMAALRSILQLVADLECPVAWLCKGFEAPVAEGMGLLGHEVQHAVAPRLLAGVLSGPSFAQEVATGMPTALVAASAHESVRRALVDAFHSADLRVYANDDVVGVEVGGAVKNVLAIATGLCDGLNLGLNARAALITRGLAEITRLGMALGAKAETFMGLSGLGDLVLTATGDLSRNRKVGLALAQGKTLDQAVAELGHVAEGVYSARTVWQRAASLGVAMPITQGVVDLLDGKLQAHQAVMALMGRGPAAEVY
- the cphA gene encoding cyanophycin synthetase, producing MEVTRIRALRGPNLWSHHTAIQSVVICTAQEAAVSSIPGFEDKLRARFPEISPFQPVGHAESVSLARVLELAALGLQAQAGCPVTFSCTTPTVDENTYQVVVEYSEEEVGRLAMELAEKLCNAALNDTPFDLPAALDELRELDEDVRLGPSTGSIVDAAVARGIPYSRMTEGSMVRFGWGSKQRRIQAAEMDVTSAIAEAIAQDKELTKKLLSAAGVPVPGGRSVADAEDAWAAAQEIGLPVVVKPNDGNQGKGVTVNITSKEQLLKAFAVAKEFRDDILVERFMPGNDFRLLVVGDKLVAAARRDPPKVVGDGVHTIAELVAQVNSDPRRGSGHATSLTKIRFDEIAKATLATQGFNAESVPAKGQRVNLRNNANLSTGGSATDVTDDVHPEVAARAIAAAHMVGLDICGVDVVCDTILRPLEEQGGGIVEVNAAPGLRMHLSPSFGKGRAVGEAIISSMFKKGQDGRIPIVAVTGTNGKTTTVRLISHLLTQNGLKVGMTNTDGVYVNGDCIDTGDCSGPKSAKSVLLHPDVDAAVLETARGGILREGLAFDKCDVAVVTNVGSGDHLGLNYITTVNELAVLKRVIVQNVASTGAAVLNAADPIVASMAAKCKGEVIFFAADKNNAVMATHRAQGQAVVYVEGKHLIASKGDMLQSIPLEDVPITLGGAIGFQVDNVMASVAAAWSLGLDWDVIRKGLANFSNDSHNAAGRFNMFKFRGATVIADYGHNPDAMLALVQAVQALPASRRSVVISGAGDRRDQDIRQQTEILGDAFDEVVMFEDQCQRGRNDGEVLALLREGLANAKRTKQQSEVFGEFLAIDTAMDKLQAGELCLVLVDQVEEAMAHIAAKVAAAL
- a CDS encoding HesA/MoeB/ThiF family protein, which gives rise to MQDTELLRYSRHILLDDIGIEGQERICGAHALIIGAGGLGAPAAMYLAAAGIGKITLIDPDTVDLTNLQRQIIHTTHSVGQAKVLSASASLQAINPLTQVEVVQSRADAAWLADNLESVDVVLDCSDNFTTRQAANKACVLARVPLVSGAAIRFDGQISVYDSRADDAPCYACAFHPDDAPPPTQCSTMGVFSPLVGVIGAMQAAEALKLVLGISTTLRGRLLLLDGLRMEWTEMRLPRNPSCPVCAH
- a CDS encoding rhodanese-like domain-containing protein; the protein is MEFITNNWMLIAIALSSGGLLMWPVLQGATAVGIDPAGAVQLINREKANVVDVSDASEFAAGHIVGSKNLPLAELEAKLAGAVKNKTLPLVLVCQSGARSAKAVDIAKKLGYEQAQSLQGGLKSWKGANLPLEKA
- the secB gene encoding protein-export chaperone SecB, whose protein sequence is MADQDPVFQIQRVYLKEASLEQPNSPAILLEQEQPTVDIQLGVEAAPVAEGVFEVCVTATVQTKIKDKTVFLVEAKQAGIFEIRNLPQEQLGQIMGIACPQIVYPYLRGNVADLIQRGGFPPVHLSEINFQAMYEQQQVEAAGAAAGTLPQ
- a CDS encoding S41 family peptidase, encoding MGHKLKITGWVALGVVAGALTTVSLQTVARNSLAPLPLEELQQLATVFGMVKSDYVEPVDEKKLITDAITGMVASLDPHSQYFDKKSFKEFREGTSGKFVGVGIEITQEDGLVKIVSPIEGSPAFRAGLKTNDLITKIDDTAVKGLTLNEAVKRMRGEPNTKVLLTIYRKDENRTFPVTITREEIKQQSVRGKVVEPGYAWIRVSQFQERSFEDFAKKVDEIYKQDPKIKGLVLDLRNDPGGLLTSAVAMSAAFLPENVTVVSTNGQTPESKQVLRATASDIRGLAGADALKTLPAALKKVPLVVLVNEGSASASEIVAGALQDHKRATIMGTQSFGKGSVQTFRPLGPDTGLKITTSRYYTPSGRSIQAKGIVPDVMVDETEEGSPYAALRMREADLEKHLSSGQGEEKKDAAREKAREDALKRLEEESRKPAADRKVPEFGSDKDFQLIQAINHLKGKPVLVSKTQVERKEEVKDN
- the gpmA gene encoding 2,3-diphosphoglycerate-dependent phosphoglycerate mutase — its product is MYKLVLVRHGESTWNLENRFTGWTDVDLTPTGVEQAKTAGRLLKAEGYEFDVAYTSVLKRAIRTLWHTLDEMDRTWLPVVHSWRLNERHYGALQGLNKADMAKQYGDAQVLVWRRSYDTPPPALEATDPRSERSDIRYAKLPADQVPLTECLKDTVERVIPFWNESMAPAIKAGKRIVVAAHGNSIRALIKYLDNISDDEIVGVNIPNGIPLVYELDADLKPIRHYYLGDAEAAAKAAAAVASQGKA